One Gemmatimonadota bacterium genomic window carries:
- a CDS encoding sulfatase-like hydrolase/transferase — MSNQKPNILFFFTDDQRFDTIRALGNTDVQTPVLDRLVAQGTTFTHAHIPGGTSGAICMPSRAMLHTGRTLFHLDGAGQGIPNDHVMLGEHLQANGYRTWGTGKWHNGPASFARSFSDGAEIFFGGMDDHWNVPAFNHDPTGKYDSVLLQCPNPNQSNTLKIRKGDHVTAGKHSSELFAEGAIDWLEKYDTDNPFFMYISFMAPHDPRTMPQKYLDMYDPEDIPLPENFMGGHPFDNGDLKVRDEVLEDFPRDPYKVRQHIAEYYAMITHLDAQMGRVLDTISACGMANNTIVVFAGDNGLAVGQHGLFGKQNMYEHSVRVPLIFSGPGVPAGQRRSAYVYLHDIFPTLCDLIGTSTPDSVEGTSLVSALNNGDEQVRDTLFSAYREWQRMVKDNRYKLIEYAVNGRRTTQLFDLENDPLELHNLADDKAHASKVADLREVLFKWRDDWDDAKSEWGKTFWEAF, encoded by the coding sequence ATGAGCAACCAAAAACCCAACATCCTCTTCTTTTTTACTGACGACCAGCGATTTGACACCATTCGCGCGCTGGGCAATACAGATGTGCAAACACCCGTTCTGGATCGCCTCGTGGCACAGGGCACGACCTTTACACACGCACACATACCCGGCGGCACATCGGGTGCAATATGCATGCCCAGCCGCGCCATGTTGCACACGGGACGCACGCTCTTTCACCTCGACGGCGCGGGCCAGGGCATTCCCAACGACCACGTAATGCTGGGCGAACATCTGCAAGCCAACGGCTATCGCACATGGGGCACGGGCAAATGGCACAACGGACCCGCTTCTTTTGCGCGCAGCTTTTCAGACGGCGCAGAGATCTTTTTCGGGGGCATGGACGACCACTGGAACGTACCCGCATTTAATCACGACCCCACCGGCAAATACGACTCCGTACTCCTGCAGTGCCCGAACCCCAACCAATCAAACACCTTAAAAATCCGAAAAGGCGACCACGTAACCGCAGGCAAACACTCCAGCGAATTATTTGCCGAAGGCGCAATTGACTGGCTGGAAAAATACGACACCGACAACCCATTCTTTATGTACATCTCATTCATGGCACCCCACGACCCGCGCACAATGCCGCAAAAATATCTGGACATGTACGACCCCGAAGACATACCGCTCCCCGAGAATTTTATGGGCGGACACCCATTTGACAATGGCGACCTGAAAGTGCGCGATGAAGTCCTCGAAGATTTTCCTCGCGACCCCTACAAAGTGCGTCAACACATTGCCGAATACTACGCCATGATCACGCATTTAGACGCGCAGATGGGGCGCGTACTCGACACAATAAGCGCGTGCGGAATGGCAAATAATACCATCGTCGTCTTTGCCGGGGATAATGGACTCGCCGTGGGGCAGCACGGGCTATTCGGCAAACAGAACATGTACGAACACAGCGTGCGCGTACCCCTGATATTTTCCGGACCGGGCGTACCCGCGGGACAAAGACGATCCGCCTATGTGTACTTACACGATATATTCCCAACCCTGTGCGACTTAATCGGCACCAGCACACCGGACTCCGTGGAAGGCACCAGCCTGGTATCGGCACTCAACAACGGCGATGAACAGGTGCGCGACACCCTGTTCTCTGCGTATCGCGAGTGGCAGCGCATGGTAAAAGACAACAGGTATAAACTCATCGAATACGCCGTAAATGGACGCCGCACAACACAGCTATTCGATCTGGAAAACGACCCACTGGAACTGCACAATCTCGCAGACGACAAAGCGCACGCCAGCAAAGTAGCTGACCTGCGAGAAGTGCTTTTTAAATGGCGCGACGACTGGGACGATGCGAAAAGCGAATGGGGAAAAACATTTTGGGAAGCGTTTTAA
- a CDS encoding lactonase family protein — translation MKTIFFLFLVTLTGSLFAQQSNRKDSSMKYHMYVAVSKDKKLLRYDMDPDTGDLTLVEEVPAKGGIGPLCTDPRQKYLYAALRQSKELVTYKIDPETGALEHVATAPFDGGSCYISTDKTGRYLFSAYYGEGAVAINAIDKDGAVLAPHRQWIPTDEHAHCFFPDPSNQFLFVPHTMPVNAIYQFTFDETTGELAPNEVVKVDAVYGEGPRHYEFHPTLDVVYVANENGSSVTVYDFNPDKGTLAPRQTLSTLPEGFTERNTCAQIHIHPSGKFLYISNRGHNSIAGYAVQDDGSLESLGQTPTEPIPRPFNLDPEGNFLFAAGQQSDKMAGYRIDKETGGLTPLKVYDVGEQPMWIMILKLGK, via the coding sequence ATGAAAACAATTTTTTTTCTTTTCCTGGTCACATTAACGGGCAGTTTGTTTGCCCAACAATCCAATAGAAAGGATTCCAGTATGAAGTATCACATGTACGTCGCTGTATCTAAAGACAAGAAGCTCTTGCGCTATGATATGGATCCCGATACCGGCGACCTCACGCTTGTTGAAGAAGTTCCCGCCAAAGGCGGTATTGGTCCGCTTTGCACGGATCCGCGACAAAAATATCTCTATGCGGCGTTGCGCCAGTCCAAAGAGCTCGTTACTTATAAAATTGATCCTGAAACTGGCGCGCTCGAGCATGTTGCCACTGCGCCTTTTGATGGCGGTTCTTGTTATATCAGTACGGATAAAACTGGACGGTATCTTTTTTCTGCGTATTACGGCGAGGGCGCGGTCGCGATCAATGCGATTGACAAAGATGGGGCTGTGCTTGCGCCGCATCGCCAGTGGATTCCTACGGATGAACACGCGCATTGCTTTTTTCCCGATCCTTCCAATCAATTCCTGTTTGTGCCGCATACGATGCCGGTCAATGCTATTTATCAATTTACCTTTGATGAGACCACAGGTGAGTTGGCGCCTAATGAGGTCGTGAAAGTCGATGCGGTTTATGGCGAGGGTCCGCGGCATTACGAGTTTCACCCGACTTTAGATGTGGTTTATGTTGCGAATGAAAATGGGTCCAGTGTTACGGTGTATGATTTTAACCCGGATAAGGGGACGCTTGCGCCCCGCCAAACGCTTTCAACACTGCCAGAGGGGTTTACGGAGCGCAATACCTGCGCCCAAATCCACATTCATCCTTCGGGCAAGTTTCTGTATATCTCCAATCGCGGACACAATAGTATCGCGGGCTACGCTGTGCAGGATGACGGCTCTCTCGAATCATTGGGGCAGACGCCTACGGAACCCATCCCCCGTCCTTTCAATCTCGATCCCGAAGGCAATTTCCTCTTTGCAGCGGGTCAACAATCAGATAAGATGGCCGGGTATCGCATCGATAAAGAGACGGGCGGTCTCACGCCGCTCAAAGTTTATGATGTGGGTGAGCAACCGATGTGGATTATGATTCTCAAATTGGGAAAATAA